AACGAGCGGCTCAACGGCGTGCGCATTCTGGAGGTCCGCGTCATCGAGGACCGCCTGCGGCGGCCGGTGGCCGCGGATTTCGCCTCCCGCCTGGAAGGCCGGACGGTGCAGGCCGTGAACCGGCGCGGCAAGTACATCCTGGCGGCGCTGGACGGCGGCTGGACGTGGGTTTCACACCTGGGGATGTCCGGCAAGCTGGTGTTCCGGCCGCGCGGTGCGTCCCTGGAGAAGCACGATCACATCGTCTTCGGACTGAGCGACGGGGGCGAGCTGCGCTACCACGACCCGCGCCGCTTCGGCATGTGCGTGGTCCTGCCGGAAGGGGAAGTCGCGGCGTGGCCGCCCTTGGCGGACCTCGGAATCGATCCCCTGGACCGGGGTTTCACGGCCGGCTACCTCTACCCGTTGCTGCACCGCTCGCGCCGCAGCATCCGCGACCTGTTGCTGGACCAGCGCATCGTTTGCGGCCTCGGCAACATCTACATCAACGAAGTGCTTCACCGTACGCGGGTACGCCCCACCCGCAGGGGACACCGGGTCTCGCGCGCGCTCACCCGGGAACTGGCGGATGCCATTCCCGCGCTACTGCGCGAAGCCATCCGCTGGCGCGGCAGTTCGGTGTCGGACTACCGTGACGGCAACGACCAGCGCGGCGGCTTCCAATGGCGCCTGCAAGTCTACGACCGCAAGGGCGCCCCCTGCCGGACCTGCGCGACGCCCATCAAGCGCATCGGCCTGGGCAACCGTGGGGTGTTCTACTGCCCGGTGTGCCAACGGTAGGGCGCCGCCCTCATCCCACCACCTTGTAGTCGCCGCCCAGATAGCTCCGGCACAGCTCGGTGTAGGTGGAAGAGCCCATCTTGATCCAGTTCAGCGCCTCGCCGCTGATCTCCTTCTTGACTTTGGCCGGGGTGCCGGCCGCCAGACAGCGCGCGGGAATGCGGGTGTGCGGCACCACCACGCTGCCGGCGGCGATGAGGGACTCCTCGCCGATCTCGGTGTCCTCGAGCAACGTCGCGTTCATGCCGATGATGGCCGAGCGCCGGATGGTGGCCCCCTCCATGATGGCGGCGTGCCCCACGGTCACGTCCTCGTCGATGATCACGGCGCCCTCGCCGGAATGGATCACGCAGTTGTCCTGGATGCTGGTCCTGGGGCCGATGACGATGGGGTTCTGGTTCTCGTCGGAGCGGAGCACGGCGCCGAACCAGATGCTGGCTCCGGCCTCCACCGTGACATCGCCGATGAGCACGGCCGTGGGAGCGATGAACGCCTCCGGCGAAACCCTGG
The window above is part of the Deltaproteobacteria bacterium genome. Proteins encoded here:
- the mutM gene encoding bifunctional DNA-formamidopyrimidine glycosylase/DNA-(apurinic or apyrimidinic site) lyase; amino-acid sequence: MPELPEVETVCRTLNERLNGVRILEVRVIEDRLRRPVAADFASRLEGRTVQAVNRRGKYILAALDGGWTWVSHLGMSGKLVFRPRGASLEKHDHIVFGLSDGGELRYHDPRRFGMCVVLPEGEVAAWPPLADLGIDPLDRGFTAGYLYPLLHRSRRSIRDLLLDQRIVCGLGNIYINEVLHRTRVRPTRRGHRVSRALTRELADAIPALLREAIRWRGSSVSDYRDGNDQRGGFQWRLQVYDRKGAPCRTCATPIKRIGLGNRGVFYCPVCQR
- a CDS encoding gamma carbonic anhydrase family protein, which codes for MLIQYKGQRPRVSPEAFIAPTAVLIGDVTVEAGASIWFGAVLRSDENQNPIVIGPRTSIQDNCVIHSGEGAVIIDEDVTVGHAAIMEGATIRRSAIIGMNATLLEDTEIGEESLIAAGSVVVPHTRIPARCLAAGTPAKVKKEISGEALNWIKMGSSTYTELCRSYLGGDYKVVG